A window from Fragaria vesca subsp. vesca linkage group LG5, FraVesHawaii_1.0, whole genome shotgun sequence encodes these proteins:
- the LOC101311285 gene encoding ZF-HD homeobox protein At4g24660-like: protein MEFNDHHEDQDEDMELSPTAPTPPGYDSSRSKMGPTSGGGGGDGAARKRVPTIRYRECLKNHAVNIGGHALDGCGEFLAAGEEGSLDALKCAACNCHRNFHRKEPAEGGGGGATIAHQQHSQQQPFSAYYGHPYPPPPPSGYLHLTPAQPQRPLALPAAAGSGGSHSREELDDVSNPSSSGGGGSGVGLLRKRFRTKFTAEQKEKMVEFAEKVGWRIQKHDEAAVEEFCAVTGVKRQVLKVWMHNNKHTIGKKP from the coding sequence ATGGAATTCAACGACCATCACGAGGACCAAGACGAGGACATGGAGCTGAGCCCGACGGCGCCAACACCGCCAGGTTACGACTCTTCCAGGTCCAAAATGGGCCCCACTAGCGGCGGAGGAGGAGGAGATGGCGCCGCCAGAAAAAGGGTTCCTACTATCAGGTACAGAGAATGCTTGAAGAACCACGCCGTTAACATCGGAGGCCATGCCCTCGACGGTTGCGGCGAGTTCCTTGCGGCCGGTGAGGAGGGTTCACTCGACGCGCTGAAATGCGCCGCGTGCAACTGCCACCGCAACTTCCACCGCAAGGAGCCCGCGGAAGGTGGTGGTGGTGGGGCCACCATCGCCCACCAACAACACTCCCAGCAGCAGCCTTTCTCGGCTTACTACGGCCACCCTTATCCACCGCCCCCGCCTTCGGGTTACCTCCACCTCACCCCGGCGCAGCCGCAGAGGCCTCTGGCCTTGCCCGCGGCGGCTGGCTCGGGCGGGTCCCACAGCAGGGAGGAGCTGGATGACGTGTCGAACCCGAGTTCTAGCGGGGGCGGCGGGAGTGGGGTGGGGCTGTTGAGGAAGAGGTTTAGGACCAAGTTCACGGCGGAGCAGAAGGAGAAGATGGTGGAGTTTGCAGAGAAGGTGGGGTGGCGGATTCAGAAGCACGACGAGGCGGCGGTGGAGGAGTTCTGCGCCGTGACGGGGGTGAAACGACAGGTGCTCAAGGTTTGGATGCACAACAACAAGCACACTATCGGTAAGAAGCCCTAA